A genome region from Panthera leo isolate Ple1 chromosome A2, P.leo_Ple1_pat1.1, whole genome shotgun sequence includes the following:
- the DUSP7 gene encoding dual specificity protein phosphatase 7, with translation MKNQLRGPPARAHMSASGASAAGDTGAGSDPGAGSGSGASTGAGAATGAGAMPCKSAEWLQEELEARGGASLLLLDCRPHELFESSHIETAINLAIPGLMLRRLRKGNLPIRSIIPNHADKERFATRCKAATVLLYDEATAEWQPEPGAPASVLGLLLQKLRDDGCQAYYLQGGFNKFQTEYSEHCETNVDSSSSPSGSPPTSVLGLGGLRISSDCSDGESDRELPSSATESDGSPVPSSQPAFPVQILPYLYLGCAKDSTNLDVLGKYGIKYILNVTPNLPNAFEHGGEFTYKQIPISDHWSQNLSQFFPEAISFIDEARSKKCGVLVHCLAGISRSVTVTVAYLMQKMNLSLNDAYDFVKRKKSNISPNFNFMGQLLDFERTLGLSSPCDNHTPSEQLYFSTPTNHNLFPLNTLEST, from the exons ATGAAAAACCAGCTCCGCGGCCCCCCAGCGCGGGCGCACATGTCGGCCTCGGGGGCGTCGGCAGCTGGGGACACCGGGGCGGGGTCGGATCCCGGTGCGGGGTCCGGGTCCGGCGCTAGCACCGGCGCGGGAGCTGCGACGGGTGCGGGAGCCATGCCCTGCAAGAGCGCCGAGTGGCTGCAGGAGGAGCTGGAGGCGCGCGGCGGCGCGTCCCTGCTGCTGCTCGACTGCCGGCCGCATGAGCTCTTCGAGTCGTCGCACATCGAGACGGCCATCAACCTGGCCATCCCGGGCCTCATGCTGCGCCGCCTGCGCAAGGGCAACCTGCCCATCCGCTCCATCATCCCCAACCACGCCGACAAGGAGCGCTTCGCCACGCGCTGCAAGGCGGCCACCGTGCTGCTCTACGACGAGGCCACGGCCGAGTGGCAGCCAGAGCCCGGCGCTCCTGCCTCGGTGCTTGGCCTGCTCCTGCAAAAGCTTCGCGACGACGGCTGCCAGGCCTACTACCTCCAAG GTGGTTTCAACAAGTTCCAGACAGAGTATTCAGAGCATTGTGAGACCAACGTGGACAGCTCGTCCTCACCAAGTGGCTCACCACCCACCTCAGTGCTGGGCCTGGGGGGCCTGCGGATCAGCTCTGACTGCTCAGACGGAGAGTCAGACCGAGAGTTGCCCAGCAGTGCCACTGAGTCGGACGGCAGCCCTGTGCCATCCAGCCAACCAGCCTTCCCCGTCCAGATCCTGCCCTACCTCTACCTCGGCTGCGCCAAGGACTCCACTAACCTGGACGTGCTCGGCAAGTACGGCATCAAGTATATCCTCAACGTCACGCCTAACCTGCCCAATGCCTTTGAGCACGGTGGCGAGTTCACCTACAAGCAGATCCCCATCTCTGACCACTGGAGCCAGAACCTCTCCCAGTTCTTCCCTGAGGCCATCAGCTTCATTG ACGAGGCCCGCTCCAAGAAGTGTGGTGTCCTGGTGCACTGCCTAGCAGGGATCAGCCGCTCGGTGACCGTCACCGTGGCTTACCTGATGCAGAAGATGAACCTGTCACTCAATGACGCCTACGACTTTGTCAAGAGGAAAAAGTCCAACATCTCGCCCAACTTCAACTTTATGGGGCAGCTGCTGGACTTCGAGCGGACGCTGGGGCTAAGCAGCCCATGCGACAACCACACCCCCAGCGAGCAGCTCTACTTCTCCACGCCGACCAACCACAACCTGTTCCCACTCAACACCCTTGAGTCCACGTGA